The region GCCGGCCGGTATGCCGATGCCTGCTCCGGGACCTGGTGGCAGCGTGCCGCCGCGCCCGCAGGGACGGGTGGGTCTCCCCCGGACCGCGCCGGGGCTCGGTTCGGTGCCCGTGCCACCTCCCGCTGCACCGGAGAGCCAACAGCAGGCCTCGCCCGTTGCACCGACGGGCAGGCAACAGGCCCAACCGGCGTCCGTGGTGGCAGCAATGCAGATGAGCGAGCCCCTGCGCGCCCGCTTCGGCGGTTCGACGGTGGAGATCCTCTTTCTGGCGGCCGGCATCGGGCTCGTCGGGCTGGGTCTGTTCCTCCTGCGGCCAGGAAAGGAGGGAGGGCGGTGACCGGAAAGACCGGTCTGTGGCGGGCCGTGGACGAGCGGCTGAAGCTGTCGGAACTGGCTTATCCTGTCCCGCGCCACGCCAACACCCTGGCCTACTCTCTGGGGGGCATCTCCCTCATCGGTTTTCTCGTGCTGATCGTCTCCGGCGTCCTGCTCGCCCAATACTATGTGCCGTTCCCGCAGTCCGCCAACGACAGCGTCCGGACCATGATGCAGACTACCGGCATCGCCCGCCTCCTGCGGGGCGTACACTACTGGGCCGCACAGGTGGTCATGGTTACGGTGCTGCTGCACATGATCCGGGTCTTCACCGCGGGGGCCTTCAAGAAGCCCCGTGAGGCAAACTGGATCATCGGTGTCGGGTTGCTGGCTTCCACCGTCGGCCTGTTCTTCACCGGGACGGTCCTGAAGTGGGACCAGGAGGGCTTCGAGGCCCTGGAGCATAACGTGGCCATCGGCCACCTGCTGGGCGGCCTGGGGCACTGGTTTACCCCGTCGTTTGCGGAAAACGTCCCGCTGCTGGTCCGCCTCTACATCGCCCACATCAATATCCTGCCGGGCATCCTGCTGTTGCTCGTGGCCGCCCACTTCTGGCTGATCAAACAGCACGGCATCTCCCGGAGGCCGGGTCAACCGGCAGGGGAGATGCTGCCCTTCACGACGCACCTCAAGCATCTGGCCAAGTACGGGCTGATCCTGGGTGGGCTCCTGCTGATCCTGGCAGTCCTGCTCCCGCCGACAGTGGGGCCGGCTCCCGTGGAAGGGATCGAGGTGACGAAACCGCCCTGGCCCTTCCTGCCTCTCTTCGCCGTGGAGAACTGGATCGGCATCCCCGGTCTGTTCTGGGCCAACGTCCTCATCTTCATCCTCCTGCTGCTGGTTCCGTTCGTCGATCGTCGCCCGGAGGAGACTGCGGTCCGGCCGCCCGTCCGCCTCGTGGTGGGGCTCGCCGCGCTTCTGGGGCTGGTCGTGCTTGGGCTGCTGGCCTGGCTCACGCCGGGGGCGGTGCACGTGGGAGGCTAGGACATGCTGCCGCGTGGCAAGGAGACGATGCCGTGAGACCGCCAGGCGATAACCTGCCCGAGGAGCCAGCGGGCGACCGCGTGCTGGCCCTGCTCCTCATCCTGGCTGCGGGGGCGCTGGCCCTCATGCTGGTCTGGCTGGTGGGGCGATGATGGACCCCCTGGACCGGATCGACCTCCTTGCCCGGCTGCGGACGATCCGCGGACACCTGCTATGGCCCGTCTGACCGTGGGCGGGGCACGATGTTTCCGACGTGCGCGCTGGCGAAGCATGTTCCCGGAGACCCCCGCCGGCAGGAACTGAGCCTCCTCTCCCCCGCGGAGTACCTCATCAGCCGAGTTCCCGGCTGCGATGTCAAACCCCGGGCCGCGGCTGTCGTATAGTGAGGAGGGCTCTCGCCCATGAGGAAAGAGGCCTGTCAATCCGGGCGTGGCTGACGCTGTCGGGGGCCGCGGATGAAGATCCTGGTGGTGGATGACGAGGAGACTATGGTCCGGTCACTCTCGGCCCTGCTGGCGCAGGAAGGCTACACCGTCGCTGTGGCCACCGACGGTCCCCGGGCGCTGCAGGCCGCCCGGGTGGAGCGGCCCGACCTGATTCTCCTGGACGTGCTGCTCCCGGGGATAGACGGGATCGAGGTCTGCCGGCAGATTCGCACCTGGTCGACGGTCCCCATCATCATGCTGACAGCGAAGACGGCAGAGGTGGACAAGGTTGTCGGGCTGGAGGTCGGTGCCGACGACTACGTGACCAAACCCTTCAGCCCGCGGGAGCTGGTGGCGCGGGTCAAAGCTCAGCTACGCCGCGCGCAGATGCAGGCGCAGGAGGCCGGGCGAGACCGGCTGCGGTCCGGCGAGGTAGAGCTGGACATCGCCCGGCACCGGGTGACTGTCCGCGGCAAGGAGGTGGCCCTCTCCCCCAAGGAGTTCGATCTGCTGCGGGTACTGATGAGTCACCCCGGCCGCGTCCTGGGGCGCGATTACCTCCTGAACCAGGTCTGGGGTGAGGATTTCTTCGGCGACACGCGCACGCTGGACGTCCACATCCGGTGGCTGCGGGAGAAGATCGAGTCCGATCCCAGCACCCCCACCTACATTCAGACCGTCCACGGCGTGGGCTACCGCTTTCAGGGATAGATGCCACCATGTTCCGGCGCATCCGCTGGAAGCTGCTGGCCACCTATCTCATCGTGGTCTCCCCGACGATCGTCTTTCTGGGTGTGCACCTGACGCGCCAGTTTGAGGCGGCCTACAGTGAGCGGTCCGAGGCGGACCTGCGGGACCTGGCCCGGCTGCTGAGTGCCGTGGCGCTCGACGGGCTGGGCAGCGGTCGTCCGGAGGTCCTTCGGCGGCAGGTGCAGGCTGTGCCCCCAAGAGCGGACCTCGCGGTCTTCGTGACCGACGCGGCGGGGACCGTGGTGGCCTCGCGGGGGCCCGCAGCTCCGATTCCCGGCGTCAGGGCTGAAGGTGCCGCTGTTGCTAATGCCCTGCGGGGAGAGGAGGTCAGCGGTACGGGCGCGGTTCCAGGTGGAGGAGAGGCCGTCTATGCCGCCGTGCCGGTGCGGGCCGGAGGTCGCGTCCTGGGAGCGGTGTACGTGCTGCGCCCGCTGACGTCGCTGCACGGGCAGATTCGGCACGTTCGCTGGGTGGTGGCCTGGGCCACGGTCGTGGCGCTGGCCATTGCCGGAGGGCTGGCCCTGCTCCTGGCGCGCAGCATCGCCGGCCCGGTCCAGGAGATGCAGGTCGCGGCCAGCCGCCTGGCCGCTGGCCACCTGGACCAGCGCATCCCCGTACGCACGCGCGACGAGCTGGGGGACCTGGCCCGTTCGCTCAACTACATGGCCAGCGAGCTGGCCCGCATCGATTCCCTGCGCCGGCAATTCGTCGCGGACGCCTCCCACGAATTGCGGACGCCCGTAGCCAACCTGGCCGTTGCCGTGGAGGCCCTCAAGGGCATGGTCTCCCCTGACCGGGGCGATGCGGCAGTATTGGTGGAAGCGGTGGAACACGAGGTGGGCCGGCTGCGCCGGCTGGTCGAAGACCTGCTGGACCTCTCCCTCGTTGAATCAGGTGAGGTGCGCCTGAATCTGCTCACAGTGCCTCCCGCCGAGATCATCCACCGCGCGGTGCAGCCCTTCTATCCCCGGGCGGAGGCGGGAGGCATCAGGTTGCAGGTGGAGCTCCCGGCGCGGCTGCCGTCGGTGAGAGCCGACCCGGAGCGGACGGTGCAGGTACTGACCAACCTGCTGGACAACGCCCTGAAGTACACGCCGCCCGGTGGCCAGGTAACTGTCAGCGCCAGCGAGCGCCGCGGCCACGTCCTGCTGGGCGTGGCCGATACCGGACCGGGAATCCCTGAAGCCGATCTGCCGCACATCTTCGACCGCTTCTACAAGGTGGACAAGTCGCGTACCGCCGCCCGCGGCGGAGCGGGGCTTGGCCTGGCCATCGCCAAGCGCCTGGTGGAGGCTCAGGGCGGGATCATTATGGCGGAGAATGTGGAGGGCCGTGGCGCGCGCTTCCTCGTGGCCCTTCCCCGGGCTGGATGAACCGCGGCTGGGCAAAGCAGAATGTCAGCGCGGTCAGAGGTGTCCGAACACCTGAACGCCGCCGATGAAGGTCGCCATCACGCCGATCTCGCCGAGCGCGTCAGGCTCGGCCGCAAACGGATCGTGCGACAGGACGACGAAATCGGCTAATTTTCCGGGTTCGAGGCTGCCGAGATGGGCTTCCTCGAAGGCGGCGTAGGCTCCGCCAAGCGTGTACCACTGGAGGGCTTCGCGCAACGTGATCGCCTCTTCCGGCACGCATGCGGCCCCGCTTACCGTTCTGCGGCAAATGGCGGCACACATACCCCGCAGTGGCGCACCGTCTACCACCGGCCGATCGGAGCTCAGAGCTACAGGAATGCCGCGGAGACTGGCCAGCGGGTAGGTGAGTCGCAGGCGATCCTCACCAAGAGCGCTTCGAAACCCATCCCCGAGTTCATAGATGAACCGCGGCTGGGTAACCACCACGACGCCGAGCCGCCTGATTCGCTCGATCAGGTCGGCCCGCAGAACCCCGCAGTGCTCAATGCGGGGCCGCCAGCGACCTGCCCCCGGCCCCATGGCGCGCTCAATGGCGTCCAGCCCCACCTCGATGGCCCGGTCCCCGATGGCGTGCATGGCGACCTGCCATCCGCCGGCATGGGCCATGCGCACCTGTTCCGCGATCCGTTCTTGGGACTTGACCAGCAGCCCACAGTTGCCGTCGGTATCGGCATACGGATCGGATAGCGCCGCCGTGCGCCCAATCAGCGACCCGTCGATGAAGATCTTGACAGCGCCCAGCCGGAGCCTCTCGTCTCCAAACCCTGAGTGCAGGCCGAACGCGAAGTCGAAGCGGCCGTCGCGGACCGCCAGCGACTCCACATCCACCATCAAACGCACCCGCTGCAGCAGTAGCCCTTCGCGGGTTGCCTCCTGGTATGCGCGAAACTCCTGAGGCGCGATCCAGCCGGCCCAGGCGTCCTGCACGCTGGTGAGGCCCTCGGAGGCCATCTGGCGTCCGGCAGCGGCCAGCGCCTCCTTGGTCCTCTCCAGCGAGTAGGGCGGCAGGACGCGCTTGACCAGTTCCTGGGCCGTTTCCTTCAGGACCCCGGTCGGCTCGCCGCCGGCTCCACGGTCAATCACTCCCCCCGGAGGATCGGGTGTGTGCCGGGTAATACCCGCAAGGCCCAGGGCGCGGGAGTTGGCGACGCCCATGTGGCCGGACACGTGGATTAGCCAGACCGGATGGTCCGGAGAGGCGGGATCGAGATCGTGGCGGGTTGGGTGCCGGCGCTCGGCCAGCTTGTTCTCGTTGTAGCCGCCTCCCCGAATCCATTCACCGTGAGGGTATTGGGCCGCCCTGGATGCAACCGCCGTCACGATGTCGTTGATGCATGTGGCCGCTCTAACGTTGACTTCGATCAGACTCAGCCCGAAGAGCAGCACATGACAGTGGGCATCGTGGAAGCCGGGTACGACGGTCCGGCCTTCGAGGTCAACGATCTCCGTGGACGGTCCGGCCAGGCCGCTCAGGTCTTCATCCATGCCCACAGCCACAACCTTTCCCTCCCGGACCGCGAGAGATTGCGCCTCCGGACGGTCGGGGTCAAGGGTGATGATACGGCCCCGGCGGAAGAAACGGTCAGCGAAAAGCATGGCCCACCCTACGCGAACCGGATCACCTGCCGGACCACTTCCCCACCGGCCAGCGCGTCGAAAGCTGGGTTGATCTCGTCCAGCGCGATCGTGCGGGAAAGCAGGCGATCCACCGGCAGCAGCCCGGCCTGATAGAGGGCGATGAAGCGGGGGATATCGCGGCGCGGCACGGCTGAACCCATGTACGAGCCTCTGACCGTGCGCTCCTCGACCACCAGGCTCACCGCGGATACGGCAAACTGTCTCCCTGGGTGGGGAAGTCCAATGGTTACCGTGACGCCGCCGCGCCGCGTGGCCTGGTAGGCCTGGGCCAGCACCCGCTCGCTGCCCACGCTCTCAAAGACATACGAGGCTCCACCGCCGGTGAGGTCGTGGACGGTCTCTACGGGGTCGCCTTCTTTCGCGCTCACGGTGTGCGTGGCGCCCACCTCTCGGGCTAGATGCAGCTTGCTCTCAACGAGGTCGACGACCACGATCGGCCAGGCCCCTGCCAGGCGGGCGCCCATCACAGCGGAAAGCCCCACGCCGCCCAGGCCGAAGACCGCCACGCTGGCGCCTGGCTCGACCCGTGCCGTGTTGACCACGGCGCCGACTCCGGTCACCACCGCACACCCGAAGAGCGCCGCCTCCTCCAGCGACAGGGTCGGATCGATCTTGACCAGTGACTCCTGCGCGGCGACGGTAAACTGCGTGAAGGCTGAGACGCCCAGGTGGTGGTGGAGTGCCTGCCCGTCCCGGTCCCGGAAGCGGCGGGCGCCGGACAGCAGCGTACCCGCCAGGTTGGCCTTCGCCCCATTCTCGCAGAGTGCCGGACGGCCGGTGGCGCATGGGCTACAGTGGCCACACGCCGGGACGAACGAGAAGACCACGTGATCGCCCGGTGCCAGGTCGGCCACCCCCGGCCCGATTTCGCGCACGACGCCGCTGGCCTCGTGGCCCAGCACCAAGGGCATGACGCGGGGGCGGGAGCCGTCGATCACCGACAGGTCCGAGTGACACAGCCCGGCCGCCGCGATCTGGATCAGCACCTCGCCCGGGCCCGGGCCGTCGAGGTCCACCTCCTCCACCACTAGCGGCCTCGACTCGGCATACGGCGGAGGCTGTTCCATCTTGTAGAGGACGGCGGCTCGCGTTTTCATGCCCACTCCCTCCTCGGCGCGTCCCCGGATATGTGTGGGGCGACATCAGCCGATGAACGCAGCCAGTTCCTGTGAGAACTTGTCCGGCTCTTCCACCATCAGGGCGTGACCGCTGTTCTCGAACCACACGATCCGGCACTCCTTGATGCGAGGAACCATGTACTCCGCCCAGCCGGGATGGCAGACCTGGTCGTGGCGACCGTGGCAGATGAGCACCGGCAGGTCTACCTCACCCAGCCGCCCGCGCAGGTCTTCGGTCAGCAGCGTTTTGAAGTACTTGAAGCCGACGTACGCCGGCATTCTCAGCCACTGTGAGAGGAACCATGCCTTCGTCGCCTCGAGGTCGGTGCGGTGGTAATTCAGTCCGGCGAACGCGGCCATGGTCTCCGGCAGGCCGCGCCGCACGGCCTCTAGCGACGCGGCCGCGGTGGCCTCGTCCATCCCGTAGGGTTCGGTGGGGGTCTGCGTGAAGCGGGGTGTGGCCGGCCCGACCATGACCAGCCTGGTCACCCGCACATCCTGGTTGTAGTCCAGCACGTACTTCAGCCCCACCCCCGCCCCCATCGACCAGCCCACGAAGGTCACATCCCGCAGGTCCAGCGATCTGAGAAACGCGCGCAGGTCCCCACACATCTCGTCATAGGTATACGCGGAGTACGGCTTGTCCGAGTCGCCGTGGCCCCGGAGGTCTACGCATACACAGCGGTAGCGGTCATGGAGGTCGAGCACGGCGTAGTTCCACGTGTCCACCGTGGCGGAGAACCCGGGAACGAACAGGATCGGCTTCCCCCGGCCTCCATCCCGGTAGTGCATGCGGATTCCAGTCTCGAGGTCGATAAACGGCATGACCCTCCCTCCCGTTCGCTCAGTGTCCTATTGCGCTACGCTCAGCCCCGCGCAGCCACGATTTCGCCGCGTTCGATCGTGTACGTTCGGTTGGCGAGCGCATCGATGTGCGTCAGTTCCGACTCGGCGATGAGAACGGCGACATCCTTGCCTGCCAACCGTCGCAGCACACTCGTAATCTGCTCGACCAGGGTCGGGGCCAAACCCTCGAAGGGTTCGTCCAGCAGCAGGAGGCGGCTCCCGATCAGTACCGCCCGAGCCAGCGCCACCAGCTTCTGCTGCCCGCCACTGAGCTGCCCGGCCCGGCGGGCAGCCAACGATTGAACGATCGGCGGCATCATCTGGTAGACGCACGCCAGCCGCTTGCGCCCATCATCCAGTCTGTTGGCCCACACCGGCACCAGGAGATTCTCCTCCACGGTGAGCAACGGGGTGAGCCTGCGATCCTCCGGGAGGTACCCGATGCCCAAGGCCGCCCGCCGGTGGGGTGGCATCTGCCGGAGATCGGCGCCATCGAGGGTGATGGAACCGGCAGAGGCCGGCATCAGGCTAGCCAATGACCAGGTCCACCCGTTCGTCCAGGGCCAGACGCCGGAGTTCGGCCATCTGCCGGTCGGCTCCGCCCGCCTCGTCGATGATCACCCCCCGGATGGGCACCTCGGCCGGCCGCGCCGCCCCCGCGCGTACTGACAACCCACCCGTGACGAGCAGGCCTGCCAGCAGGACCGGGACTAGCAGACTTCGCGGTCTGGCGATCCGCGAGCACCGAACACGCATACGAGTTCCCCCCTTTTTGTCTCATCACCCCGGCTCACTCGCCGAAGAACTCCTTGACCGTCACCCACTTCCCGCGCCGGCCTTCAACGATGGCGAGTTGCCGGATGCCGGAGTGGTCGGTCCGGCTGTATCCGAAGGGCGGGGTTAGCCCGCCAGCGTTGAAGTTCCTGATGCCCTCCATCGCCTCGATGAAGCGGTCGCGCGTTAGATCGCGACCGGCGCGCCGCAGCCCCTCCACCATCAGGGCCGCAGCGGCGTCGGAGGAGATGCTATAGCCACCGGGCACCTCTGCGGGAAACGCGGCCTTGAGCCGGCTGCGGTAAGCGACGACAGCAGGGTCATCGCCGTCCGGATCGAGCAGCCATGCTCCCGCCCGAACCCCCTCCATTTGATCGCCGGCCAGCCGGAACATGACCGGATCGGCCAGCACGTAGGTCATTAACCACCGGGTCCGCAGGCCCAGCCGCGCTGCCTCCCGGAGCAGCGAAGCCGCGGGAACAACGATCGCGTAAACGAATACCAGGTCCGGATTGGCCTCGCGCAACCGGACGGCGTGCGCAGTGAAGCTGGTCTCCCCGGGTTCATAGGGGATGTCCGCGACCGGACGCACGCCGTTGATCGTCAGCATCTGCACGAAGGCGTCCCGGCCTTCCTTACCATAGGAGTCGTTCTGGTAGAAGACCGCGATGCGCTTCGCCCCCATTGTCTCCAGCGCGTACTTGGCCATCAGCCGCCCCTCAAAGAAGTAGATGGGCTGGATACTGAAGTAGTTGCGTTTGAAGGGCTGGATCCACAGTGACGACCCCGAGGCCGGCGCGACGACGGGCACAGCGCGTTCGACGGTGTAGTCGATGATCGCAGCCCCGGTGGGCGTGCCCAGCGGGCGGAAGAGCGCGAAGACCTCGTCCCGCTCGACCAGCTTGCGTGCGGCGGCGAGCGTCTCCGAGGGGATGTAGCGGTCATCCTCGATGATCAGGCGGACGCGTCGGCCGTGGATGCCTCCCCGGTCGTTGACCCACTTGAAGTAGGCCTCGGCGCCCCGGGCCAGCGGGATGCCGATGGTCGAGACCGGGCCGGACATGGCCACCGGCATGCCCAGGGTGATCGTGTCCGCTGTGACGCCGGGGACACGCTGGGCCGTCGCCGGCGCCAGCACCACCGTCACCATCATTGCCGCGATCAACAACCCGAGGGCCTGCGCCCGGATCTGGTTCCCCTGCCCCGTCAGTCTTATCGTGCGCATCGCCATCTCCCCCTTTTGCCT is a window of Armatimonadota bacterium DNA encoding:
- a CDS encoding cytochrome b N-terminal domain-containing protein gives rise to the protein MTGKTGLWRAVDERLKLSELAYPVPRHANTLAYSLGGISLIGFLVLIVSGVLLAQYYVPFPQSANDSVRTMMQTTGIARLLRGVHYWAAQVVMVTVLLHMIRVFTAGAFKKPREANWIIGVGLLASTVGLFFTGTVLKWDQEGFEALEHNVAIGHLLGGLGHWFTPSFAENVPLLVRLYIAHINILPGILLLLVAAHFWLIKQHGISRRPGQPAGEMLPFTTHLKHLAKYGLILGGLLLILAVLLPPTVGPAPVEGIEVTKPPWPFLPLFAVENWIGIPGLFWANVLIFILLLLVPFVDRRPEETAVRPPVRLVVGLAALLGLVVLGLLAWLTPGAVHVGG
- a CDS encoding response regulator transcription factor; translated protein: MKILVVDDEETMVRSLSALLAQEGYTVAVATDGPRALQAARVERPDLILLDVLLPGIDGIEVCRQIRTWSTVPIIMLTAKTAEVDKVVGLEVGADDYVTKPFSPRELVARVKAQLRRAQMQAQEAGRDRLRSGEVELDIARHRVTVRGKEVALSPKEFDLLRVLMSHPGRVLGRDYLLNQVWGEDFFGDTRTLDVHIRWLREKIESDPSTPTYIQTVHGVGYRFQG
- a CDS encoding ATP-binding protein: MFRRIRWKLLATYLIVVSPTIVFLGVHLTRQFEAAYSERSEADLRDLARLLSAVALDGLGSGRPEVLRRQVQAVPPRADLAVFVTDAAGTVVASRGPAAPIPGVRAEGAAVANALRGEEVSGTGAVPGGGEAVYAAVPVRAGGRVLGAVYVLRPLTSLHGQIRHVRWVVAWATVVALAIAGGLALLLARSIAGPVQEMQVAASRLAAGHLDQRIPVRTRDELGDLARSLNYMASELARIDSLRRQFVADASHELRTPVANLAVAVEALKGMVSPDRGDAAVLVEAVEHEVGRLRRLVEDLLDLSLVESGEVRLNLLTVPPAEIIHRAVQPFYPRAEAGGIRLQVELPARLPSVRADPERTVQVLTNLLDNALKYTPPGGQVTVSASERRGHVLLGVADTGPGIPEADLPHIFDRFYKVDKSRTAARGGAGLGLAIAKRLVEAQGGIIMAENVEGRGARFLVALPRAG
- a CDS encoding amidohydrolase is translated as MLFADRFFRRGRIITLDPDRPEAQSLAVREGKVVAVGMDEDLSGLAGPSTEIVDLEGRTVVPGFHDAHCHVLLFGLSLIEVNVRAATCINDIVTAVASRAAQYPHGEWIRGGGYNENKLAERRHPTRHDLDPASPDHPVWLIHVSGHMGVANSRALGLAGITRHTPDPPGGVIDRGAGGEPTGVLKETAQELVKRVLPPYSLERTKEALAAAGRQMASEGLTSVQDAWAGWIAPQEFRAYQEATREGLLLQRVRLMVDVESLAVRDGRFDFAFGLHSGFGDERLRLGAVKIFIDGSLIGRTAALSDPYADTDGNCGLLVKSQERIAEQVRMAHAGGWQVAMHAIGDRAIEVGLDAIERAMGPGAGRWRPRIEHCGVLRADLIERIRRLGVVVVTQPRFIYELGDGFRSALGEDRLRLTYPLASLRGIPVALSSDRPVVDGAPLRGMCAAICRRTVSGAACVPEEAITLREALQWYTLGGAYAAFEEAHLGSLEPGKLADFVVLSHDPFAAEPDALGEIGVMATFIGGVQVFGHL
- a CDS encoding zinc-dependent alcohol dehydrogenase family protein, with amino-acid sequence MKTRAAVLYKMEQPPPYAESRPLVVEEVDLDGPGPGEVLIQIAAAGLCHSDLSVIDGSRPRVMPLVLGHEASGVVREIGPGVADLAPGDHVVFSFVPACGHCSPCATGRPALCENGAKANLAGTLLSGARRFRDRDGQALHHHLGVSAFTQFTVAAQESLVKIDPTLSLEEAALFGCAVVTGVGAVVNTARVEPGASVAVFGLGGVGLSAVMGARLAGAWPIVVVDLVESKLHLAREVGATHTVSAKEGDPVETVHDLTGGGASYVFESVGSERVLAQAYQATRRGGVTVTIGLPHPGRQFAVSAVSLVVEERTVRGSYMGSAVPRRDIPRFIALYQAGLLPVDRLLSRTIALDEINPAFDALAGGEVVRQVIRFA
- a CDS encoding alpha/beta hydrolase, encoding MPFIDLETGIRMHYRDGGRGKPILFVPGFSATVDTWNYAVLDLHDRYRCVCVDLRGHGDSDKPYSAYTYDEMCGDLRAFLRSLDLRDVTFVGWSMGAGVGLKYVLDYNQDVRVTRLVMVGPATPRFTQTPTEPYGMDEATAAASLEAVRRGLPETMAAFAGLNYHRTDLEATKAWFLSQWLRMPAYVGFKYFKTLLTEDLRGRLGEVDLPVLICHGRHDQVCHPGWAEYMVPRIKECRIVWFENSGHALMVEEPDKFSQELAAFIG
- a CDS encoding ATP-binding cassette domain-containing protein is translated as MASLMPASAGSITLDGADLRQMPPHRRAALGIGYLPEDRRLTPLLTVEENLLVPVWANRLDDGRKRLACVYQMMPPIVQSLAARRAGQLSGGQQKLVALARAVLIGSRLLLLDEPFEGLAPTLVEQITSVLRRLAGKDVAVLIAESELTHIDALANRTYTIERGEIVAARG
- a CDS encoding ABC transporter substrate-binding protein, with product MRTIRLTGQGNQIRAQALGLLIAAMMVTVVLAPATAQRVPGVTADTITLGMPVAMSGPVSTIGIPLARGAEAYFKWVNDRGGIHGRRVRLIIEDDRYIPSETLAAARKLVERDEVFALFRPLGTPTGAAIIDYTVERAVPVVAPASGSSLWIQPFKRNYFSIQPIYFFEGRLMAKYALETMGAKRIAVFYQNDSYGKEGRDAFVQMLTINGVRPVADIPYEPGETSFTAHAVRLREANPDLVFVYAIVVPAASLLREAARLGLRTRWLMTYVLADPVMFRLAGDQMEGVRAGAWLLDPDGDDPAVVAYRSRLKAAFPAEVPGGYSISSDAAAALMVEGLRRAGRDLTRDRFIEAMEGIRNFNAGGLTPPFGYSRTDHSGIRQLAIVEGRRGKWVTVKEFFGE